The DNA region AGGAAATAGTGCGCTGCCCAGCCGCATCGCGCCGGCCCGAACCAAATAGATCGGATAGCGGCCGCCGACGTCATTTGCGTACGCTGCGACGGTAGCATGCAGCCGGTTCACCAGGTCGTACTTACGGACAGCCGGCGTTTGAATCTGAGCTGTGAGCGAGCTGCCCGTGTCGATGGAAAACGCTCCGGCGGCACTGTCGAGCGAGCCGTTCACTTGCGGCTGGCGGTCCAGATATACAAATGCGGCCGGCGCAACCGGAGGACCGAATGCAGTCGCCGCGGGCGCGAGTTCCAGCGTTCCGTGCGCCATGTCGAGTCGCGCGGCGAAACGCGCCAGCAACTCGTAGCCGACGATGCCGTCTATTCCGCCCGGGAGCGCGTTCGCGGGAAGAACGATGAATGGTTGATGGAACAGTTCCGCACCGCCGATATCGACCGTCTGAACCGTGGCGTACCGAATCGAGGCCGTCCCGCCGCCTCCGCCGCCAACCGTACCGCGTCCGAGCAGGTGCAGGCCCAGATCTTTCGCAGCAGCTTCGGTGAGCACGTTTTGGCCGCCGGTGTCGAGTAAGAATTGCAGCTGCTTTCCGTTCACGGTCGCCGTTATGACTGGCGAGCCGCCACTCATCGAAACCGGCACGCGCGTAGTCGCCGTCAACCGGAAATCGCGCGGGAGCATCGCGGGCGGCGCGAAGAAGTCCGGCCGGCTGCGCGTTTGATTCCAGCTTTGAACCGTCGCGGTCCACGAGCCGTTCTGTTCTGATTGCGACACGATGCGCGTCGGCACGCGAAGCGTTCCAAACGTGCGATACCGGTCGAATGAAAGCGTGACGTGATCGGTCGCGCCCGCTATCGTGATGCGCAAGGCGCCGCCGGCGGGCTGCTGAGCGCGGATCGCGCTCGCCAGCGCGCGCGACCATGCAAGAATCTCCGAACGCTCGCCTGCGTTCCCTTCAATGCGCGCCATGCCGGTGGCGTCGGCGCGCCATGCACGGCGGCCGTCGAAACCTTCTTGCTCCGAAACCGGTCCCGCGTCGAACCGGCGTACGAATTTGCCCGTCGTCTTGTCCACAGCGATCTCGCCCGATCCCGTCACGCCGTACGCAGTAACCGACAAATGCAAAACCAGAATCGCCGCAATCATGACGGCATCTTTTGCGCCGGAAAAATCGCCAGCGCTACTTCTACTTCATGACCGTCACTCGATTCGGAGTCATCGTACTCCCGAATGAGCGCGTTTAACCGTTCGCACAACTCGCGGCGGCGGCTCGCGTTTAGCCGCAGAAAACTGCGCGAAACCATCACGTCGTTTTCAGCGGCGCGCCCATTTGCGGGCCTCGCGCGCAGATCGCTTGCAACGGCGTCCAAGATCGACGCTTGCGCGTCGTTGACTTCCGACTCAGACGAACGCGCCGACAGTAAAGCGCGATCCACGCGGAACGCACGCGCGACCGCGCGGTAGGTGCGCTCGAGAATCCCTGAGACGACTCTGGTCTCGGTCACGCGAATGAGGCCGTGCTTCTCCAGCAAGTCCAAATGATAGTAGAGGCGGGTACGCGCGATCCCGAGCCGCTCCGCCAGTTCCCGGGCGGTGAGAGCCTCCTCGATGAGCAGCGTCACGACCCTATGGCGCTGGCTGTCGGCTACCACCTGAAGCGCTTCGAGGCTCTCAATCGCGGCCACCGGAGGCAGATCTTCAACTATATTCACCTGCATGTGACCATTCATATCATAATGAATACCCTCCCTGCAAGCTCCCTGTTGCCAAGGGACCCGTCTTGCGCTGGTTTAAGATCAAAAAACCGGATCTTACGATCCGGCATGTATTTATTAGCTACTTCGGTTTTTGAACGTGATGGCGAATGGGCCCTGAAAAGCGCTGCCTTCATGGAAGTGTGCACGTTTGGACTGTCCGGCTGGATGCAGCTCGCCGGTCCGAGCCGCTGCACGTCCTTAGCCGCGACGAACGCGATCGTGCGGCACGCTACAGCCACGAGAGAACGCGCCGCAATTTCGCTGTGCGCCGTTCCGCATTGCGCTTGATCCTGGGCAGCTACGCCGGACTATCCCCATCCGCCGTGTTGCTAACCCGAGTTCCGGGCGAGAAACCGTTCTTCGTGAATTCGCCGGCTCCGGCGATACAGTACAGCGCCTCAAGTTCCGAGGCGCTGGCCGTTTTTGCCGTCACGCAATCCGGCCGAGTCGGCATCGATATTGAATCGGTCGGCCCGTTCGAGGGTCTGCGCGACGTTGCGCAAGACGTTTTCGCGCCCGGCGAGCTCGCTGCGATTCTCTCGGAGGAAGCCGAAGCGGAACGCCTTGCGGCGTTTTTTTCGGCCTGGACGCGCAAGGAAGCTGTGGTGAAGTGCGAGGGCCGTGGAGTGCTTGGAGATCTTCGGCTGGTCAACGCGCCGGCATTCGGAGGTGGACTGCACGACTTGGACGTCGCGCAAGGGTACGCCGCGGCGATAGCGTGTGAGCAACCTTCCGCAACCGTCATCGTTCTCGATGGTCCGCTGACCCTCGACGAGCTCGCGACAAAACTGGCACAGACGAAAGAGTTGGCTGCCGTTTGATCGCGCAAGCGCATCCCGGCGTGCTGCTCGGCCCCCACCGGCCGGAGTTGATCCGCGACGAAGTGCTCGCCGACATACTGGAAGCGACCGCAGCGGAAAAGCCGGACCAGGTCGCGCTGATCTATGGCGACCGGCAGCTCACATATAAGGAACTCAATACGCGCGCCGATCGGATCGCTTCGGAGTTG from Candidatus Rubrimentiphilum sp. includes:
- a CDS encoding 4'-phosphopantetheinyl transferase superfamily protein, translating into MHVWTVRLDAARRSEPLHVLSRDERDRAARYSHERTRRNFAVRRSALRLILGSYAGLSPSAVLLTRVPGEKPFFVNSPAPAIQYSASSSEALAVFAVTQSGRVGIDIESVGPFEGLRDVAQDVFAPGELAAILSEEAEAERLAAFFSAWTRKEAVVKCEGRGVLGDLRLVNAPAFGGGLHDLDVAQGYAAAIACEQPSATVIVLDGPLTLDELATKLAQTKELAAV
- a CDS encoding aspartyl protease family protein, whose translation is MIAAILVLHLSVTAYGVTGSGEIAVDKTTGKFVRRFDAGPVSEQEGFDGRRAWRADATGMARIEGNAGERSEILAWSRALASAIRAQQPAGGALRITIAGATDHVTLSFDRYRTFGTLRVPTRIVSQSEQNGSWTATVQSWNQTRSRPDFFAPPAMLPRDFRLTATTRVPVSMSGGSPVITATVNGKQLQFLLDTGGQNVLTEAAAKDLGLHLLGRGTVGGGGGGTASIRYATVQTVDIGGAELFHQPFIVLPANALPGGIDGIVGYELLARFAARLDMAHGTLELAPAATAFGPPVAPAAFVYLDRQPQVNGSLDSAAGAFSIDTGSSLTAQIQTPAVRKYDLVNRLHATVAAYANDVGGRYPIYLVRAGAMRLGSALFPAPIVDLLVRASTSNNSSIVGNVGDGILKRWVLVFDYAHQIVDFRPGGDTAGNVIHDHSGMVVTAESDALVIEQVLGGTPAADAGLKEGARITSIDGNAVGGKDLDRVRTLLRADPGTKIALTLADGSTHQLVLRQYL
- a CDS encoding helix-turn-helix domain-containing protein — its product is MQVNIVEDLPPVAAIESLEALQVVADSQRHRVVTLLIEEALTARELAERLGIARTRLYYHLDLLEKHGLIRVTETRVVSGILERTYRAVARAFRVDRALLSARSSESEVNDAQASILDAVASDLRARPANGRAAENDVMVSRSFLRLNASRRRELCERLNALIREYDDSESSDGHEVEVALAIFPAQKMPS